A region from the Actinoplanes sp. OR16 genome encodes:
- a CDS encoding tyrosine-type recombinase/integrase, with protein sequence MTSEGSITKRCGCKDPATGRRLNSGCPKLRRTGGSWSTAHGTWGYQLELPAAPGRSRRVLRRSGFDDRDTTRTELDHARSLLALAGDDTGLAVQIGDLLQACKNGAPLPDRDTVAARVRAGVPATVPTTTGEYLTDWLAARRGLSPKTIRGYGDHIRSYLILHLGDIPLQGLRPSHIQLMFTALDERNEQIRTARASTDPVVRAEFRGIRPMGASSMIRLYATLRVALNDAVRRARLIPTNPALGIELEPGTRPKARVWTPKAIELWKATGERPSPVMVWRPEQACQFLDYAQRHDAVLHPLFELILHRELRRGEAVGLRDYDVDLNEAYLSIVQQITTVGYAPVTRKVKSDAGDRIIPLGPTTVAGLTAYLDMRNRWQQVSGDSWPDTGLFFVRPDGQPWHPQTISDRFDHLVTKSRLPPVRLHDLRHCAATYLRHGGADMKEIQEVLGHSTIGLTSDTYTSVILELRRPNADAAANLIPREAA encoded by the coding sequence ACCCCGCCACCGGACGACGACTCAACAGCGGCTGCCCAAAACTACGCCGCACCGGCGGCTCCTGGAGCACCGCCCACGGCACCTGGGGCTACCAACTCGAACTCCCCGCCGCCCCCGGACGCAGCCGCCGGGTACTACGCCGCAGCGGCTTCGACGACCGCGACACCACCCGCACCGAACTCGACCACGCCCGCTCTCTGCTCGCCCTGGCCGGCGACGACACCGGCCTCGCCGTACAGATCGGCGACCTGCTGCAAGCCTGCAAGAACGGCGCCCCGCTACCCGACCGGGATACCGTCGCCGCCCGCGTCCGCGCCGGTGTCCCCGCCACCGTGCCGACCACCACCGGCGAATACCTCACCGACTGGCTGGCCGCACGACGCGGGCTCTCCCCCAAGACCATCCGAGGGTACGGCGACCACATCCGCTCCTACCTAATCCTCCACCTCGGCGACATCCCGTTGCAAGGTCTGCGGCCTAGCCACATCCAACTCATGTTCACAGCACTCGACGAGCGCAACGAACAGATCCGCACCGCGCGAGCGAGCACCGATCCGGTCGTGCGCGCCGAGTTTCGCGGTATCCGGCCGATGGGCGCGTCGAGCATGATCCGGCTGTACGCCACCCTGCGGGTAGCACTCAACGACGCCGTCCGCCGTGCCCGCCTCATCCCCACCAACCCGGCCCTCGGCATCGAACTCGAACCTGGCACCCGCCCGAAGGCACGCGTCTGGACACCGAAAGCGATCGAACTGTGGAAGGCCACCGGTGAGCGGCCTAGCCCGGTGATGGTGTGGAGGCCCGAGCAGGCCTGCCAGTTCCTCGACTACGCCCAACGCCACGACGCCGTCCTGCACCCGCTGTTCGAGCTCATCCTGCACCGCGAACTACGCCGCGGTGAAGCCGTGGGGCTGCGTGACTACGACGTCGACCTCAACGAGGCCTACCTCAGCATCGTCCAGCAGATCACCACCGTCGGCTACGCCCCCGTAACCCGTAAGGTCAAGAGCGACGCCGGTGACCGGATCATCCCGCTCGGGCCCACCACCGTCGCCGGACTCACCGCCTACCTCGACATGCGTAACCGCTGGCAGCAGGTGAGCGGTGACAGCTGGCCGGACACCGGCTTGTTCTTCGTCCGCCCCGACGGTCAACCCTGGCATCCCCAGACCATCAGCGATCGCTTCGATCACCTCGTCACCAAGAGCAGGTTACCGCCGGTCAGGTTGCACGATCTCCGCCACTGCGCAGCCACTTATCTACGCCACGGCGGCGCCGACATGAAGGAGATCCAGGAAGTCCTCGGCCACTCCACGATCGGCCTCACCTCCGACACCTACACCTCGGTCATCCTCGAACTGCGACGCCCGAATGCCGACGCGGCTGCCAACCTCATCCCCCGCGAAGCGGCATAA
- a CDS encoding NUDIX hydrolase, which yields MSVEPKRASEWTIHGERVIDDTRRAVLSIADVELPDGVRFEQYVLRVPGAAMVVVVDDEQRVLMMWRHRFVINRWVWELPGGYLDPDEDPMVCAAREVEEETGWRPRAIEKLIGFQPMVGTIDQDNVVYLARGADFTRSAPDINEAERIAWIPLHEVRQHIADGMIVGAGSVSGLLAVLLLKAAGEL from the coding sequence ATGAGCGTGGAGCCGAAGCGAGCCAGCGAATGGACGATCCACGGTGAGCGTGTCATCGACGACACGAGACGTGCGGTGCTCAGCATCGCCGACGTGGAGCTACCCGACGGCGTGCGGTTCGAGCAGTACGTTCTTCGGGTTCCCGGCGCCGCGATGGTCGTTGTCGTCGACGACGAACAGCGTGTGCTGATGATGTGGCGGCATCGGTTCGTCATCAACCGATGGGTCTGGGAACTACCCGGCGGCTACCTCGACCCGGACGAGGACCCGATGGTGTGCGCGGCACGCGAGGTCGAGGAAGAGACAGGCTGGCGACCACGAGCCATCGAGAAGCTGATCGGCTTTCAACCGATGGTCGGCACCATCGATCAGGACAACGTCGTCTACCTGGCCCGCGGTGCCGACTTCACCCGCTCGGCCCCGGACATCAACGAGGCCGAGCGCATCGCCTGGATCCCCCTTCACGAGGTCCGACAGCACATCGCCGACGGCATGATCGTCGGAGCCGGATCGGTATCCGGGCTGCTGGCAGTTCTGCTGCTGAAGGCGGCGGGCGAGCTTTAA
- a CDS encoding DUF1152 domain-containing protein, with protein MGTLLVAAGGGGDAIAAAALSALIPDKAVGIATMAWDRLLIDPLPGPRSAADFARLESRRGWWQVTSHSRPIAPAGSTLPRLAGELPLPLALLDPSRGAQGMREQIESAARELHADHIRLVDVGGDLLGQPDDPGLRSPFADALTAASCLSLPAEVWVAGPGLDGELTENLVWQRAASHATVHTLDPEIWKPYLRILRWHPTEATALLASAALGLRGTVEIRDAGLPVHLTDRSPTALDLDLAAVANINPLIPILAGTASIGDAERLAVRTMGTTELEAERAKAARPRRHQPPAADTLAALPDWERAARRRGVDFVTYRRLAEALGHIEVAALRTLLTTHHPTGDTSLLWIVEDRGCEAEPTLLN; from the coding sequence ATGGGGACCCTCCTGGTCGCCGCTGGCGGAGGCGGCGACGCCATCGCGGCAGCGGCCCTCTCGGCACTGATCCCGGACAAGGCCGTGGGAATCGCGACGATGGCCTGGGACCGGTTGCTCATCGACCCTCTGCCCGGCCCGCGAAGCGCAGCCGACTTCGCACGGCTGGAAAGCCGTCGAGGCTGGTGGCAGGTCACATCCCACAGTCGGCCCATCGCCCCAGCCGGATCCACATTGCCACGTCTGGCGGGTGAGCTGCCGTTGCCACTGGCATTGCTGGATCCGTCCCGCGGTGCCCAAGGCATGCGAGAACAGATCGAGAGCGCGGCGCGGGAACTGCACGCTGATCACATCCGCCTGGTCGACGTCGGCGGAGATCTCCTCGGGCAGCCGGACGACCCAGGTCTGCGAAGCCCTTTCGCCGACGCGTTGACGGCCGCCAGCTGCCTGTCGCTCCCAGCCGAGGTGTGGGTAGCCGGGCCCGGCCTCGACGGCGAGCTGACCGAGAACCTCGTATGGCAACGCGCCGCGAGCCACGCAACGGTGCACACACTCGACCCCGAGATCTGGAAGCCCTACCTGCGCATCCTGCGCTGGCACCCCACCGAAGCCACGGCCCTTCTCGCCTCCGCGGCCCTCGGCCTGCGCGGAACGGTTGAGATACGAGACGCCGGACTACCCGTACACCTCACCGACCGAAGCCCCACCGCCCTCGATCTCGACCTGGCCGCCGTCGCCAACATCAACCCGCTCATTCCCATCCTGGCCGGCACCGCCTCCATTGGCGACGCGGAGCGGCTCGCCGTGCGAACCATGGGAACCACCGAACTCGAAGCCGAACGAGCCAAAGCGGCCAGGCCCAGACGGCATCAGCCTCCCGCCGCCGATACCCTCGCGGCGCTGCCGGATTGGGAGCGGGCGGCCCGGCGCCGAGGCGTCGACTTCGTGACCTACCGACGACTGGCGGAAGCGCTTGGACACATCGAGGTCGCGGCGCTCAGGACGTTGCTCACCACGCACCATCCCACCGGGGACACCAGCTTGCTCTGGATAGTCGAAGACCGCGGGTGTGAAGCCGAGCCGACGTTGCTTAACTGA
- a CDS encoding GntR family transcriptional regulator, protein MQIANYVRDQILRGDLTPGDEVPSERQISAEWTVARPTAARALEALRQQGFVESRQGSGTFVRDRMRPNRLARERYSRARDTGKIYPANERATILAADYDAAPDDVAEALGIDAGAQVIRRQRLIHADDEPVELSTAWYAGLLGEQAPNLLIRERIRAGTTAYVEKTTGRRIRYARDEMSSRLATAVEREHLRLPEPSAVLLVRHVVYDVEDRPLEFTEAVYPPGRWAFETTYPVA, encoded by the coding sequence ATGCAGATCGCCAACTACGTACGCGATCAGATCCTGCGCGGTGATCTGACGCCCGGCGACGAGGTGCCTTCCGAACGGCAGATCTCCGCCGAGTGGACGGTTGCCCGGCCGACCGCCGCACGAGCTCTGGAGGCGCTGCGCCAGCAGGGCTTCGTCGAGAGCCGGCAGGGGTCGGGCACGTTCGTGCGTGACCGCATGAGGCCCAACCGCCTGGCGCGGGAACGGTACTCCCGGGCACGGGACACCGGAAAGATCTATCCCGCGAACGAACGCGCGACGATCCTTGCCGCCGACTACGACGCCGCCCCCGATGACGTTGCCGAGGCGCTCGGTATCGACGCCGGCGCCCAGGTCATACGTCGTCAGCGGTTGATTCACGCCGATGATGAACCCGTCGAGCTGTCCACCGCCTGGTACGCGGGCTTACTCGGCGAACAGGCACCGAATCTGTTGATCCGGGAACGGATCCGCGCCGGCACCACGGCCTACGTGGAAAAGACGACCGGTCGCCGGATTCGTTACGCCAGGGACGAGATGAGCTCTCGCCTGGCGACCGCAGTCGAACGCGAGCATCTGCGCCTGCCGGAGCCGTCAGCGGTCCTACTCGTCCGCCATGTGGTCTACGACGTTGAAGACCGGCCCCTCGAGTTCACCGAAGCCGTCTACCCGCCGGGACGCTGGGCGTTCGAGACGACATACCCGGTGGCCTGA
- a CDS encoding JmjC domain-containing protein, which produces MSLSMLFDKATVSEMMTAWPTKPAIHMPPDGSRLPGIANAELINSYLDTGTAPAEQLIVIKDGAALHSRAYTTDGYLDPGKVAKWRGRGYTIQLRNLHRWCPDVNVICSAIQNETGYGTYATGFVTPAGGQGLHHHWDQNMGFVYQLAGHKTWQLWEPGVEEPHREQFASNTSPGSDVLERMKSMRPDFEFDLGPGQILVLPRGWMHNPHARSQTEESVHVTFVARERTGYWIAGKLAQAALTSSPLRRVIPPASVVDPAAFAGQVAEARDLLTQWLTGADVSALATDLLQAALTEPNVDYLSHAPSQIGQRPSTR; this is translated from the coding sequence ATGTCCCTCTCGATGTTGTTCGACAAGGCCACGGTCAGCGAGATGATGACCGCCTGGCCGACCAAGCCGGCAATTCACATGCCACCCGACGGCAGCCGCCTTCCCGGCATCGCCAACGCAGAACTCATCAACAGCTACCTCGACACCGGCACCGCACCCGCAGAACAGCTCATCGTCATCAAAGACGGGGCGGCCTTGCACTCCCGGGCCTACACCACCGACGGCTATCTCGACCCCGGCAAGGTCGCGAAGTGGCGTGGCCGTGGCTACACCATTCAGCTGCGCAACCTGCACCGCTGGTGTCCCGACGTGAACGTGATCTGCTCGGCGATCCAGAACGAGACCGGATACGGCACCTACGCCACTGGCTTCGTCACCCCGGCTGGCGGACAAGGTCTTCATCACCACTGGGACCAGAACATGGGCTTCGTCTACCAGCTGGCCGGACACAAGACCTGGCAGCTCTGGGAACCCGGAGTCGAGGAGCCGCACCGTGAGCAGTTCGCGTCCAACACCTCGCCGGGCAGCGACGTCCTCGAACGCATGAAGTCGATGCGACCTGACTTCGAGTTCGACCTCGGACCCGGTCAGATCCTGGTACTTCCGCGTGGCTGGATGCACAACCCGCACGCGCGGAGCCAGACCGAGGAAAGCGTTCACGTGACCTTCGTGGCCCGCGAACGCACCGGCTACTGGATCGCCGGGAAGCTGGCTCAGGCCGCGCTCACCTCATCCCCGCTGCGACGCGTCATCCCGCCTGCCAGCGTCGTCGATCCCGCCGCCTTCGCCGGGCAGGTCGCCGAGGCGCGCGACCTGCTGACGCAGTGGCTGACCGGCGCCGATGTCAGCGCGCTGGCCACCGACCTGCTTCAGGCAGCACTCACCGAACCGAACGTCGACTACCTCTCCCACGCACCGAGCCAGATCGGCCAGCGCCCATCGACCCGTTGA
- a CDS encoding phosphotransferase family protein, translating into MRIDWTALPEAVTTEVAGRVGGTHVTPATTGDHAEIAASVTGTNGRVFVKAASTDFAVRSLRFELRVSEALSGPLSPVVLWHFEAADWLVVGYEHCEGPHADLSPGSPDLDLLGQALTVLGKTPTLDVPLFSPKARLGFEHPTMNGDALVHTDLGPANLIVTPHGLRIVDWAMATKAAPWVELAMLTPWLISAGHTPEQADRWLARHPAWQSTDPGVLDYFATKNAEKWASKAAGSTAAWIHDLAAWTSKWSTYRLRTSNTASTN; encoded by the coding sequence ATGCGCATTGACTGGACCGCGTTGCCCGAGGCTGTCACGACAGAGGTAGCCGGCCGCGTCGGCGGAACTCACGTCACACCCGCCACCACCGGTGACCACGCGGAGATAGCCGCATCCGTCACCGGAACCAACGGTCGGGTGTTCGTCAAGGCAGCCAGCACCGACTTCGCGGTCCGGTCACTGCGCTTCGAGCTGCGGGTGAGTGAGGCCCTTAGCGGGCCTCTCTCGCCCGTGGTCCTGTGGCATTTCGAAGCTGCCGACTGGCTGGTGGTGGGCTACGAGCACTGCGAAGGCCCTCACGCCGACCTGTCACCGGGAAGCCCTGACCTCGATCTACTCGGTCAGGCACTGACCGTGCTCGGCAAGACGCCGACACTCGACGTGCCGCTGTTCAGCCCGAAAGCACGGCTCGGGTTCGAGCACCCGACGATGAACGGCGATGCGCTCGTTCATACCGATCTCGGCCCGGCCAACCTGATCGTCACGCCGCACGGCCTGCGGATCGTCGACTGGGCGATGGCAACCAAAGCAGCACCGTGGGTTGAGCTGGCCATGCTCACGCCGTGGCTGATCAGCGCCGGCCACACGCCGGAGCAAGCCGACCGGTGGCTGGCGCGCCATCCCGCATGGCAGTCGACGGATCCAGGCGTCCTGGATTACTTCGCGACGAAGAACGCGGAGAAGTGGGCGTCCAAGGCGGCCGGATCAACCGCAGCCTGGATACATGACCTCGCGGCCTGGACGTCGAAGTGGTCCACGTATCGACTCCGAACCAGCAACACCGCCTCGACCAACTAA
- a CDS encoding CPBP family intramembrane glutamic endopeptidase has product MTLEDSQRATRRVYTVEIVIVLLLSLGQSAVYAIVSLAAKLTATVPLAQQTATLNPSRSPRPYLDLTYQLLGVFFDLIPVALVLYLLFRDHISPTRELGIDYRRPRFDIGWGFGLAAAIGIPGLLLVYVSLQLGINAQIVPSALAPYWWTVPVLILSALQNSIVEEVIVVGYLITRLRNMGLSPLWLITISAVVRGSYHLYQGFGAFVGNAVMGVVFALFFLKTKRVMPLIVAHALLDITAFVGYQLLPDDWLSWLRV; this is encoded by the coding sequence GTGACCCTCGAAGACAGTCAGCGGGCCACCCGCAGGGTGTACACCGTCGAGATCGTGATCGTCCTGCTGCTGTCACTCGGGCAGTCGGCCGTCTACGCCATCGTCTCGCTCGCCGCCAAGCTCACCGCGACGGTCCCGCTGGCGCAGCAGACCGCCACGCTGAACCCCAGCCGTTCGCCCCGGCCCTACCTCGACCTGACCTATCAGCTCCTCGGCGTCTTCTTCGACCTGATCCCGGTCGCGCTCGTGCTCTACCTGCTCTTCCGCGACCACATCTCGCCGACCCGGGAGCTCGGCATCGACTACCGCAGACCCCGCTTCGACATCGGCTGGGGTTTCGGGTTGGCCGCGGCCATCGGGATCCCCGGCCTTCTTCTCGTGTACGTCTCACTCCAGCTCGGGATCAACGCCCAGATCGTGCCGTCGGCGCTCGCACCGTACTGGTGGACGGTGCCCGTACTGATCCTGTCGGCTCTCCAGAACTCGATCGTCGAAGAAGTGATCGTGGTCGGGTACCTGATCACGCGCTTGCGGAACATGGGCCTGTCACCGCTCTGGCTCATTACGATCTCCGCGGTCGTACGCGGGTCCTACCACCTCTATCAGGGCTTCGGCGCATTCGTCGGCAACGCGGTGATGGGCGTCGTCTTCGCGCTCTTCTTCCTGAAGACGAAACGGGTGATGCCGCTGATCGTCGCTCACGCGCTCCTCGACATCACCGCGTTCGTCGGCTATCAGCTGCTCCCCGACGACTGGCTGAGCTGGCTGCGCGTGTAG
- a CDS encoding globin domain-containing protein: MGDLARLLKESWSLVEEHQDKVAGYFYARMFLSHPDLRDLFPVHMDVQRTRLLSAIVTAVQTLEDPERFDDYLRGLGRDHRKFHVEPEHYEVVGGALIEAMRSFAGEQWGVEYDQAWADAYAVIASKMLAGADADPNPPYWYAEVVAHERRSRDIAVFTALPMQPLEFRAGQYLSIECSKYQPRLWRTYSPANAPRRDNTLEFHVRAVGAGWVSSALVRRLQVGDMIKVAAPMGNMTLDRRSTRDAVFVAGGTGLAPIKSLLEELTRYNRTRWVHVFFGAQTREDLYDLADLNRLAARYPWLSVVTACSNDPTFPGEQGNISDVVARYGPWQEHDFFVSGSGRMVKATLKTLAELQVPSVRVKYDSFTDA, from the coding sequence ATGGGAGACCTCGCACGCTTGCTCAAGGAGAGCTGGAGCCTCGTCGAGGAACATCAGGACAAGGTGGCCGGCTACTTCTACGCTCGCATGTTCCTGTCGCACCCGGATCTGCGTGACCTCTTCCCGGTGCACATGGACGTGCAACGCACCCGGCTGCTGAGCGCCATCGTCACGGCCGTGCAGACGCTCGAGGACCCGGAGCGGTTCGACGACTACCTGCGCGGGCTGGGCCGGGACCACCGCAAGTTCCACGTGGAACCGGAGCACTACGAGGTCGTGGGCGGGGCTCTGATCGAGGCGATGCGGTCCTTCGCGGGCGAGCAGTGGGGTGTCGAGTACGACCAGGCGTGGGCCGACGCGTACGCGGTGATCGCCTCGAAGATGCTGGCCGGTGCCGACGCCGACCCGAATCCGCCGTACTGGTACGCCGAGGTGGTGGCGCACGAGCGCCGCTCCCGGGACATCGCGGTCTTCACGGCGCTGCCGATGCAGCCGCTCGAGTTCCGGGCGGGCCAGTATCTGAGCATCGAGTGCTCGAAGTACCAGCCCCGGCTCTGGCGCACCTATTCACCGGCGAACGCGCCGCGGCGCGACAACACCCTGGAATTCCATGTCCGTGCGGTCGGCGCCGGCTGGGTCTCCAGCGCCCTGGTACGCCGTCTTCAGGTCGGCGACATGATCAAAGTCGCCGCGCCGATGGGGAACATGACCCTGGACCGCCGATCCACCCGGGACGCGGTGTTCGTGGCCGGCGGCACCGGCCTGGCGCCGATCAAGTCGCTGCTCGAGGAGCTGACCCGGTACAACCGGACCCGCTGGGTGCACGTCTTCTTCGGAGCGCAGACCCGAGAGGATCTGTACGACCTCGCCGACCTGAACCGGCTCGCCGCCCGGTATCCCTGGCTCTCCGTGGTGACCGCCTGCAGCAACGATCCGACGTTCCCCGGTGAACAGGGCAACATCTCGGACGTGGTCGCCCGGTACGGCCCGTGGCAGGAGCACGACTTCTTCGTCTCCGGCTCCGGCCGGATGGTGAAGGCCACCTTGAAGACCCTGGCCGAGCTGCAGGTCCCCTCGGTGCGCGTCAAGTACGACAGCTTCACTGACGCCTAG
- a CDS encoding peptide deformylase, producing MTTSPIERAADQFVTALAQWRVERGMTKKQLAARMGFDPSYVSHVEGRRHKPTEDFARRAEAVLGAGGMIWQRFQEYDELRHARGSALHRDPPVPVQWLPPGTGLVVEQEVAELAYTDGAYRCHVRRDLYNAGVEPVTRYLVKMAVDRYPHDPAGSNRHHRDNPLSFEEMDVRALAGEGNAAEPMQWRVKLDRDAAKEIWLLFANERGQFPLYPGERTTIEYAYTVGEEKWGQWFQRAVRLPTRSLTVRLNFPESFEPQVWGVEASLAAEVPVRTPLERRNEGGRAIFEWSTDAPLLNARYRLEWRYRGADAPIYDELGPPEPALPRASHRMRGIGIIQRGSDLLRQRARHFQLPREGNAAQETVTRLLTSLGRLQDLHEFSKGVGLAATQIGVPVAAAVVQPPEYDVQPVVLLNPRVVGESSECDDQYEGCLSFFDYRGLVTRPLQIDVEHARFDGTRVVTRFERALARLISHEIDHLEGRLYVARMKPDAKLVPVAQYQQTGRPWDY from the coding sequence ATGACCACCTCGCCCATTGAACGGGCCGCAGATCAGTTCGTTACGGCGCTTGCGCAATGGCGGGTCGAGCGCGGAATGACAAAGAAGCAGCTTGCCGCGCGCATGGGCTTCGATCCCTCCTACGTCAGTCATGTCGAGGGGCGTCGCCACAAGCCCACCGAGGACTTCGCCAGGCGAGCCGAGGCCGTGCTCGGCGCCGGCGGCATGATCTGGCAACGCTTCCAGGAGTACGACGAACTCCGGCACGCCCGAGGCTCGGCCCTGCACCGTGACCCTCCGGTGCCGGTCCAGTGGCTGCCACCGGGGACCGGGCTGGTCGTCGAGCAAGAGGTCGCCGAACTGGCGTACACCGACGGAGCCTACCGCTGCCACGTGCGCCGGGACCTCTACAACGCCGGAGTCGAGCCGGTCACCCGCTATCTGGTGAAGATGGCGGTGGATCGCTACCCGCACGACCCGGCCGGCTCCAACCGTCACCACCGCGACAACCCCCTCAGCTTCGAGGAGATGGACGTGCGCGCGCTGGCCGGTGAGGGGAACGCCGCCGAGCCGATGCAGTGGCGGGTCAAGCTCGACCGGGACGCGGCGAAGGAGATCTGGCTGCTCTTCGCGAACGAGCGCGGCCAGTTCCCGCTCTACCCGGGCGAGCGGACCACGATCGAGTACGCGTACACGGTCGGCGAGGAGAAGTGGGGCCAGTGGTTCCAGCGGGCCGTCCGCCTGCCGACCCGATCACTGACCGTCCGGCTCAACTTTCCGGAGAGCTTCGAACCACAGGTATGGGGTGTGGAGGCGTCCCTCGCCGCCGAGGTACCCGTCCGCACCCCGCTGGAACGCCGCAACGAGGGAGGTCGCGCCATTTTCGAGTGGTCAACCGACGCGCCCCTGCTCAACGCCAGGTACCGGCTGGAATGGCGGTACCGCGGCGCCGATGCTCCGATCTACGACGAATTAGGGCCGCCGGAGCCGGCCCTGCCACGTGCCTCGCATCGGATGCGGGGCATCGGCATCATCCAGCGCGGATCCGATCTGCTGCGGCAGCGGGCCCGCCATTTTCAACTCCCGCGTGAGGGCAATGCCGCTCAGGAGACCGTGACCCGGCTGCTCACGTCGCTGGGCCGGCTGCAGGACCTGCACGAGTTCAGCAAGGGCGTCGGTCTGGCGGCCACCCAGATAGGGGTGCCCGTGGCGGCCGCGGTGGTTCAACCTCCGGAGTACGACGTACAGCCCGTGGTTCTCCTGAACCCCCGGGTGGTCGGCGAATCCAGTGAATGCGACGACCAGTACGAGGGCTGCCTCTCGTTCTTCGACTACCGGGGGCTGGTGACCAGGCCGTTGCAGATCGACGTCGAGCACGCGCGGTTCGACGGGACGAGGGTGGTCACCCGGTTCGAGCGGGCGCTGGCCCGGCTGATCAGCCACGAGATCGACCACCTCGAAGGCCGGCTCTACGTGGCTCGGATGAAGCCGGACGCCAAGCTGGTGCCGGTCGCCCAGTACCAGCAGACCGGACGGCCCTGGGATTACTGA
- a CDS encoding bifunctional 2-polyprenyl-6-hydroxyphenol methylase/3-demethylubiquinol 3-O-methyltransferase UbiG, which yields MADITGDQRIQSEVLEGLATAVNHRRWFVELALPYLGDNPIEIGSGLGDYAIEWSEHLPRFTATEADPDRLVLLKERMADYPNIDVKQMLLPSPEANGEYSAAVSYNVLEHIEDHVGALSSMKDLVRPGGRVIIIVPAFMFAMSDVDYATGHIRRYTKKTLSAAFVDAGLEIEKLHYANALGLIGYYAATSIFKLAPKEGPMVKIYDSLVLPVTKAAERVVRPPFGQSVFCVAKVPG from the coding sequence ATGGCAGACATCACTGGAGACCAGCGGATCCAGTCCGAAGTGCTCGAAGGCCTGGCTACGGCCGTGAACCACCGTCGGTGGTTCGTCGAGCTCGCGCTCCCGTACCTCGGGGACAACCCGATCGAGATCGGTAGCGGCCTCGGTGACTACGCGATCGAGTGGTCGGAGCACCTCCCGCGGTTCACCGCGACCGAGGCCGACCCGGATCGTCTCGTCCTGCTCAAGGAGCGGATGGCGGACTATCCGAACATCGACGTGAAGCAGATGCTCCTGCCGTCGCCCGAGGCGAACGGGGAGTACAGCGCGGCCGTCTCCTACAACGTGCTCGAACACATCGAGGACCACGTCGGAGCGCTCAGCAGCATGAAGGACCTGGTCCGCCCCGGCGGTCGAGTGATCATCATCGTTCCCGCGTTCATGTTCGCGATGAGCGACGTCGATTACGCGACTGGGCACATCCGGCGCTACACGAAGAAGACCCTCTCGGCCGCGTTCGTCGACGCCGGCCTGGAGATCGAGAAGTTGCACTACGCGAACGCGCTCGGCCTCATCGGGTACTACGCGGCGACCAGCATCTTCAAGCTGGCGCCGAAGGAAGGCCCGATGGTCAAGATCTACGACTCGCTGGTACTCCCGGTGACCAAGGCCGCGGAGCGGGTCGTGCGGCCGCCGTTCGGCCAGTCGGTCTTCTGCGTGGCGAAGGTGCCGGGCTGA
- a CDS encoding YbhB/YbcL family Raf kinase inhibitor-like protein, protein MSLDRALAPDPYDVLPPVPSFTVTSTDVTDGQPLDELFAHTSVGGKNLSPQLSWSGFPDETRGFVVTCFDPDAPTGSGFWHWVLVNLSVSVTSLDRGVDPVPEGAFCVRNDYGEQNYGGSAPPPGDRPHRYVFAVHAIDVDRLEVTPDASPAYVGFNLAFHTLARATLRPTFQVRA, encoded by the coding sequence ATGAGTCTTGACCGCGCCCTGGCTCCCGACCCTTACGATGTCTTGCCGCCGGTCCCGTCCTTCACGGTGACCAGCACGGACGTGACGGACGGGCAGCCGCTCGACGAGCTGTTCGCGCACACCAGCGTGGGCGGGAAGAACCTCTCGCCGCAGTTGTCCTGGTCCGGTTTCCCGGACGAGACACGTGGGTTCGTGGTGACCTGCTTCGACCCGGACGCCCCTACGGGCAGTGGTTTCTGGCACTGGGTGCTGGTGAACCTGTCGGTGTCGGTCACGTCACTGGACCGCGGGGTCGACCCGGTGCCGGAGGGGGCGTTCTGCGTCCGCAACGACTACGGCGAGCAGAACTACGGTGGCTCCGCGCCGCCGCCCGGCGACCGCCCGCACCGCTACGTCTTCGCGGTGCACGCGATCGACGTGGACCGCCTCGAGGTGACGCCGGACGCCTCGCCGGCCTACGTCGGCTTCAACCTGGCGTTCCACACCCTGGCCCGGGCGACCTTGCGCCCGACCTTCCAGGTCCGTGCCTGA